From a single Rutidosis leptorrhynchoides isolate AG116_Rl617_1_P2 chromosome 5, CSIRO_AGI_Rlap_v1, whole genome shotgun sequence genomic region:
- the LOC139850732 gene encoding uncharacterized protein At5g65660-like, whose amino-acid sequence MEVVMKLAESPPYYQPPQHQAQSRPTLGFPLGTALLLIIIFSLSGFFSCCYHWDKLRHLRGSYVNHNADESSPTKPNVKLAEIKEVKKESLPVIMAGDRIAKFMALPCPREPPREHKINLQEELETPQKSPHIIVHMN is encoded by the exons ATGGAAGTTGTCATGAAGTTAGCCGAGTCACCTCCTTACTACCAACCACCGCAACACCAAGCTCAATCTCGCCCGACGTTAGGCTTCCCTCTCGGCACCGCGTTACTCCTAATCATAATTTTTAGCCTAAGTGGTTTTTTCTCTTGTTGTTACCATTGGGACAAGCTACGGCATCTTCGTGGTTCGTATGTTAATCATAATGCTGACGAGTCCTCACCTACTAAACCAAATGTTAAACTCGCG GAAATTAAAGAAGTAAAGAAAGAGAGCTTGCCAGTGATAATGGCGGGAGATCGAATTGCAAAGTTTATGGCATTGCCATGTCCTCGCGAACCGCCAAGAGAGCACAAGATCAACCTACAAGAAGAACTTGAAACGCCACAAAAATCGCCCCATATAATTGTTCACATGAATTAG
- the LOC139849087 gene encoding uncharacterized protein, which translates to MASDDSSLSSAEHVTKISALEFNDPLYLHSSDTSGASLITQKLKGTENYKEGQWDRCNSVVLTWILVSLSEDVYNGQIFSKSAETVWNELKETYDKVDASVTFNLYQQINSCSQFGLSLSDYYHKLNAMWRQFDEMVKIDDVVSANKSFQDHCKFLKLMQFLMGLDDVYTPIRSHILTSDHVPSVKVAFSIISWDESHRMHSENIHNAKSQPTAFVSKTGFNNNKKRFKNPPLKCTNCNMLGHIVDRCYELIGYPPGYIKKPFNQGSPRFNSNNCSTDKKDGCSSSVQLTSDQIMKLLSLIKDQPCVGNLDANMAGTFVNNNTLFNGNFNLFFSTNCMNTSEKFSNGWIIDSGAN; encoded by the exons ATGGCTAGTGATGATTCTTCGTTGTCTTCTGCTGAACATGTTACTAAAATAAGTGCACTTGAATTTAATGACCCTCTGTATTTGCATTCTAGTGATACTTCTGGTGCTTCTTTAATAACACAAAAATTGAAAGGAACAGAAAATTATAAG GAAGGACAGTGGGATAGATGCAATTCTGTTGTTCTTACTTGGATTCTTGTGTCATTATCTGAAGATGTTTACAATGGTCAAATTTTTTCTAAGTCTGCTGAAACTGTATGGAATGAATTAAAAGAGACTTATGATAAGGTTGATGCTTCTGTTACATTCAATTTATACCAGCAAATTAATTCATGTAGTCAATTTGGTTTATCTTTATCTGATTACTATCATAAACTAAATGCTATGTGGAGACAGTTTGATGAAATGGTTAAAATTGATGATGTTGTGTCTGCAAATAAGTCTTTTCAAGATCATTGTAAGTTTTTAAAACTTATGCAGTTTTTAATGGGTCTTGATGATGTATATACACCTATAAGAAGTCATATTCTAACTAGTGATCATGTTCCATCTGTTAAAGTTGCTTTCTCTATTATTTCTTGGGATGAATCACATAGAATGCACTCTGAAAATATACATAATGCTAAAAGTCAACCCACTGCATTTGTTAGTAAAACTGGTTTTAATAATAACAAGAAAAGGTTCAAGAATCCACCTCTTAAGTGTACAAACTGTAATATGTTAGGACATATTGTTGATAGGTGTTATGAGTTAATTGGATATCCTCCTGGTTATATTAAAAAACCTTTTAATCAAGGGTCACCTAGATTTAACAGTAATAATTGTTCTACTGACAAAAAAGATGGTTGTAGTTCTTCTGTGCAACTTACTAGTGATCAGATTATGAAACTTCTGAGTCTTATTAAGGATCAACCTTGTGTTGGAAATCTTGATGCCAATATGGCaggtacttttgttaataataatactctgtttAATGGAAATTTCAATCTTTTCTTTTCTACTAATTGTATGAACACATCTGAAAAGTTTTCAAATGGGTGGATTATTGATTCTGGAGCTAATTAA
- the LOC139846522 gene encoding psbP domain-containing protein 5, chloroplastic-like, translating to MVSTGGSSKIDGDPYWYYEYLVRKSPTKTVQDSNIFRHYLAASVERDGFLYSLNASTLNKQWDMEAMECKKFLKNRSRRLENPLKRYWKRCGNIIYAHWETLQSVIRR from the exons ATGGTTTCTACAGGTGGATCATCAAAG ATTGATGGGGACCCATATTGGTACTATGAATACCTGGTTCGCAAATCACCTACAAAAACT GTGCAAGATTCAAACATCTTCCGGCATTATCTTGCTGCATCCGTCGAACGCGATG GATTTTTGTACTCTTTGAACGCTTCAACTCTCAACAAGCAATGGGACATG GAAGCAATGGAGTGCAAGAAGTTCCTCAAGAACCGGTCTCGCAGGTTAGAGAACCCTTTGAAAAGATATTGGAAGAG ATGTGGAAACATAATCTATGCTCATTG GGAAACTTTACAAAGTGTGATTCGGAGATAA